In the Limanda limanda chromosome 10, fLimLim1.1, whole genome shotgun sequence genome, one interval contains:
- the lrit3a gene encoding leucine-rich repeat, immunoglobulin-like domain and transmembrane domain-containing protein 3a, whose translation MRRLLCVHVFLCCLSMAQPFCPSQCTCVFHGRNDGIGSRSVLCNNPDMADIPVNVPVDTVKLRIERTAVRRVPTEAFYYLADLRYLWITYNSITSVDSGSFYNLKVLHELRLDGNMISVFPWESLKEMPRLRTLDLHNNRITNVPTEAIPYLLNITYLDLSSNKLATLPFDLMDIWPPFNGAPISTNSSQKIVLGLQDNPWYCDCKISKLIEMSKMTDSPVVLMDLFLTCSGPENLSGYLFQRVELENCVKPIVMTSATKITSYLGSNVLLRCDATGMPTPNLYWARSEGSPVNNTVQESPGEGIKWSIMSLNGILPKDAGNYSCKATNVAGSAEATISLSVAGTVSTTMPPETQSTETAPTSQGTTLTPTTEISTSPIITSTLPPTTTTPTQPPVPKKPTTTPSNGLQKGSLKQTKTQQGGNGRKLAADEKSKKSKVSKSVKDLKIVEETADSAVLLWTADGLPNDAPLTVVFSPYGEDGEDDTKRTEETNAGSGKVLLEGLSSGMRYSVCLIAKGSDAGKDPCIDFYTLEIVEEGGQNQVFMIMSGIACALAVPLIALLLYKILDLYCKGREPDLDEEELEKESYVKFETISMKQRTLNSHPSEFWARRATHDSERLLLCSRSSIDSQMTYKSDSSRSEYLC comes from the exons ATGCGTCGACTTCTCTGCGTGCACGTAttcctctgctgcctcagtATGGCTCAGCCCTTCTGTCCGTCGCAGTGCACCTGTGTCTTCCATGGACGTAATGATGGAATAGGAAGCAG ATCTGTGCTCTGCAATAACCCAGACATGGCCGATATCCCTGTCAACGTTCCAGTGGATACGGTTAAACTTCGAATTGAGAGAACCGCTGTACGCCGAGTCCCCACAGAAGCTTTTTACTACCTGGCGGATCTGCGATATCTGTGGATTACTTACAATTCAATAACCTCAGTGGATAGTGGAAGTTTTTACAACCTCAAAGTGCTCCACGAACTCAGGCTGGATGGAAATATGATCTCCGTGTTCCCCTGGGAGTCTCTAAAAGAGATGCCAAGGCTGCGGACACTGGATCTGCACAACAACAGAATCACCAATGTTCCCACTGAGGCTATCCCCTACCTCCTCAACATCACCTACTTGGATCTATCCAGCAATAAATTAGCAACCCTGCCCTTTGACCTCATGGATATCTGGCCTCCCTTCAATGGAGCCCCCATTTCTACGAACTCCTCGCAGAAAATCGTGTTAG GTCTCCAAGATAACCCCTGGTACTGTGACTGTAAAATCTCCAAGCTTATAGAGATGTCCAAAATGACAGACAGCCCAGTGGTGTTAATGGACTTGTTCCTGACCTGCAGTGGACCGGAGAATCTGTCTGGTTACCTTTTTCAACGTGTTGAACTTGAGAATTGTGTAAAACCAATCGTCATGACCTCTGCAACCAAGATCACATCTTATCTGGGCAGCAATGTTCTCCTGCGATGTGATGCTACAGGGATGCCAACACCAAATCTGTACTGGGCTAGATCAGAAGGCTCACCAGTTAACAACACAG TTCAGGAGTCACCTGGAGAGGGCATCAAGTGGTCCATCATGAGTTTAAATGGAATATTGCCCAAAGACGCTGGCAACTACAGCTGCAAAGCTACGAATGTTGCTGGCAGCGCAGAAGCTACTATTTCCCTCTCAGTTGCTGGTACCGTCAGTACCACGATGCCTCCAGAGACGCAAAGCACAGAGACTGCACCAACCAGCCAAGGCACAACCCTGACTCCCACTACGGAAATATCTACCTCACCTATTATAACATCTACACTTCctccgacaacaacaacaccaacccaaCCTCCTGTACCCAAGAAGCCGACAACTACCCCCAGCAACGGTTTACAGAAAGGCTCACTCAAACAAACGAAGACCCAGCAAGGAGGGAACGGGAGGAAACTCGCAGCAGATGAAAAAAGCAAGAAAAGCAAAGTATCAAAGTCCGTCAAGGACCTGAAGATTGTAGAGGAGACAGCTGACAGTGCAGTGTTGCTCTGGACAGCAGATGGGTTACCAAACGATGCCCCACTAACAGTTGTATTTTCCCCCTATGGTGAGGATGGTGAGGATGACACCAAAAGGACAGAAGAAACTAATGCTGGCAGTGGAAAAGTCCTTCTTGAGGGTCTTTCCTCTGGGATGAGGTACTCGGTTTGCCTCATAGCAAAAGGTAGTGATGCAGGAAAGGATCCGTGCATTGACTTCTACACACTGGAGATTGTAGAGGAAGGTGGTCAGAACCAGGTCTTCATGATTATGAGCGGCATCGCCTGTGCTCTGGCTGTGCCTCTCATTGCCCTGTTGCTCTACAAGATCCTCGATCTCTACTGCAAAGGGCGTGAACCAGAtctggatgaggaggagctggaaaaaGAGAGCTATGTCAAGTTCGAGACGATTTCAATGAAACAACGAACTCTGAACTCTCATCCCTCTGAGTTCTGGGCGAGGAGAGCAACTCATGACTCAGAGcgcctgctcctctgctccaggTCGAGCATAGACTCTCAGATGACCTATAAGAGCGACAGTTCCCGGTCTGAGTATCTCTGCTGA
- the gpm6aa gene encoding glycoprotein M6Aa, producing the protein MAYWYFENSIKKSVGGEPYTCDPHLLDRCLECCIKCLGGIPYPSLIATILLYAGVALFCGCGHEALSGTVTILQNYFEVMRSPVDALDVFTMIDIIKYVIYGIASAFFVYGILLMVEGFFTSGAIKDLYGDFKITTCGRCVSAWFIMLTYIFMLAWLGVTAFTSLPVFIYFNIWNICQNATVLEGATLCLDPRQYGIVPIAEAKTVCAGSEKFFKMCESNELDMTFHLFICALAGAGAAVIAMIHYLMVLSANWAYVKDACRMQKYEDIKSKEEQELHDIHSTRSKERLNAYT; encoded by the exons gGTGCCTTGAATGCTGCATCAAATGCCTGGGTGGGATTCCGTACCCATCCCTGATAGCCACCATCTTGCTGTATGCCGGCGTGGCTCTGTTCTGCGGCTGCGGACATGAGGCCCTCTCCGGCACCGTCACCATCCTGCAGAACTACTTCGAGGTGATGAGGAGCCCCGTGGATGCACTGGATGTGTTCACCAT GATTGACATCATAAAGTACGTGATCTACGGCATCGCCTCAGCTTTCTTCGTGTATGGCATCCTGCTGATGGTGGAGGGCTTCTTCACCAGTGGAGCCATCAAGGACCTGTATGGAGACTTCAAGATCACCACCTGCGGACGCTGTGTCAGCGCTTGG TTCATCATGCTGACATACATCTTCATGCTGGCCTGGCTCGGAGTCACTGCTTTCACCTCCCTGCCGGTCTTCATAtacttcaacatctggaacatctgCCAAAACGCTACCGTGCTGGAAGGGGCCACACTCTGCCTGGACCCACGCCAGTATG GAATCGTGCCAATCGCCGAGGCCAAAACCGTGTGTGCTGGATCGGAGAAATTCTTCAAGATGTGTGAATCCAATGAG CTCGACATGACGTTCCACTTGTTCATCTGTGCCCTCGCTGGAGCAGGAGCTGCTGTTATTGCTATG ATCCACTACCTGATGGTGCTGTCCGCCAACTGGGCCTACGTGAAGGACGCCTGCCGAATGCAGAAGTACGAGGACATCAAGtcgaaggaggagcaggagcttcACGACATCCACTCCACCCGCTCCAAGGAGCGTCTCAACGCCTACACATAA